The DNA window TTCCTGCGTCCAAATTCCGCACGGACATCACCGTCATTGGCGTCCCGCTGACCGAGATCAGCAACAACGCCTACACCGAGCCGCGCCAACGCCAGTTGTTCAAGAACATCATCTACGTGGGCGCCCTCTCGGTGCTGCTCGACGTGGAGGCAGAGGTGTTTGAGAAGCTCTTTGCCGAGCAGTACAAGGGCAAGGAAATGCTGCTCGACTCCAACGTGCGCGCCCTACATCTAGGGCGCGACTACGTCAAAGCCCACCTCCAGGCACCCCTGGGCATCCGCGTGCGCCGGGCCGACGAAGTGGGCGACCTCATTTTCACCGACGGCAACAGCGCAGCCGCCCTGGGCTGCGTGTATGGCGGCGCCACGGTGGCGGCTTGGTACCCGATCACGCCCTCGTCGTCGGTGCCCGAGGCCTTCCAGAAATACTGCGACAAGTTCCGCATCGACCCGGACACCGGCCGCAGCAACTTCGCCATCGTGCAGGCCGAGGACGAACTGGCCTCCATCGGCATGGTGGTGGGTGCCGGCTGGAACGGCGCCCGCGCCTTCACGGCCACTTCGGGCCCGGGCATCTCGCTGATGACGGAGTTCATCGGCCTGGCCTACTTTGCCGAAATTCCGGTCACCATCATCAACGTGCAGCGCGGCGGGCCATCCACCGGCATGCCCACGCGCACCCAGCAGTCGGACCTGCTCAGCTGCGCCTACGCCTCGCACGGCGACACCAAGCATGTGCTGCTGTTCCCTGAAGACCCGTACGAATGCTTTGAACACGCGGCGGCGGCACTGGACCTGGCCGACCAGCTGCAAACCCCCATTTTTCTCATGACCGACCTGGACATCGGCATGAACCAACGCCTGTGCAAGCCCTTTGCCTGGGACGATAGCCGCCAGTACGACCGGGGCAAGGTGATGACCGCCGAAGAATTGGAGGCGGGCAAGGATTTTGGCCGCTACAAGGACGTGGACGGCGACGGCATTCCCTGGCGCACCTACCCCGGCACGCACCCCACCAAGGGGAGCTTTTTCACACGCGGCACCACGCGCGATCCCTATGCCCGCTACTCCGAACGCGGGCCGGACTA is part of the Simplicispira sp. 125 genome and encodes:
- a CDS encoding 2-oxoacid:acceptor oxidoreductase subunit alpha yields the protein MKPIEAVNDFVIKFANVNGSGSASANELFAKAILRMGVPVSPRNIFPSNIQGMPTWYEARVCEHGYSGRRGGVDMMVAMNPQTWDADVAEISPGGYLFYDSTRPIPASKFRTDITVIGVPLTEISNNAYTEPRQRQLFKNIIYVGALSVLLDVEAEVFEKLFAEQYKGKEMLLDSNVRALHLGRDYVKAHLQAPLGIRVRRADEVGDLIFTDGNSAAALGCVYGGATVAAWYPITPSSSVPEAFQKYCDKFRIDPDTGRSNFAIVQAEDELASIGMVVGAGWNGARAFTATSGPGISLMTEFIGLAYFAEIPVTIINVQRGGPSTGMPTRTQQSDLLSCAYASHGDTKHVLLFPEDPYECFEHAAAALDLADQLQTPIFLMTDLDIGMNQRLCKPFAWDDSRQYDRGKVMTAEELEAGKDFGRYKDVDGDGIPWRTYPGTHPTKGSFFTRGTTRDPYARYSERGPDYIYNMERLLRKFRTAADLVPQPVLRSAAHATPLGVIYFGSTSPAMQEALDVLTASGTDIDAMRLRAFPFPDSVDRFIATHEQVFVVEQNRDAQMHALLVNELGVDPARLVKVLHYDGTPITARFITQAIQTHLQGAQALIKEAA